The Hypanus sabinus isolate sHypSab1 unplaced genomic scaffold, sHypSab1.hap1 scaffold_1654, whole genome shotgun sequence genome contains the following window.
cccacattctgagcaggtgaacggcttctccctagtgtgaactcgctgatgactctgtaggtcggatgactgagtaaatcctttcccacattctgaacaggtgaacggcctctccccagtgtgaactcgctgatgactctgtagttgggatgactgagtaaatctcttcccacattctgaacaggtgaacggcttctccccagtgtgaactcgctgatgactctgtaggctggatggatcagtgaatctcttcccacagactgagcaggtgaatggcttctccccagtgtgaacacgctgatggcTCAATAGGTGGGATGActctgtgaatctcttcccacagactgaacagatgaacggcttctccccagtgtgagctcgctggtgtcgctgtagggtggatgaatgagtgaatctcttcccacagactgagcagatgaacggcttctccccagtgtgaactcgcttatgactctgtagttgggatgactgagtaaatctcttcccacattctgaacaggtgaacggcttctccccagtgtgaactcgatgatgactctgcaggttggatggatcagtgaatcccttcccacagactgagcaggtgaatggcttctccccactgtgaactcgctgatgactctgtaggtgggataactgaatgaatccctttccacattctgagcagatgtacggcttctccccagtgtgaactcgctgatgtctctgtaggctggataaatgagtgaatctgctcccacagtctgagcaggtgaatggcctctccccagtgtgaactcgcagatgaCTCTGTACTTGGGATAACTGAGTAaaactcttcccacattctgaacaggtgtacggcttctccccagtgtgaagtcgctgatgactctgtagggtggatgaatcagtaaatcctttcccacattctgagcaggtgaatggcttttccccagtgtgaactcgacgATGTCTCAGTAGGCTGGATAACTCacggaatcctttcccacattctgagcaggtgaacggcttctccccagtgtgaactcgccgatgtctcagtaggctggataactcactgaatcctttcccacattctgagcaggtgaacggcttctccccagtgtgaactcgctgatgtaccagtaggttggataac
Protein-coding sequences here:
- the LOC132387241 gene encoding gastrula zinc finger protein XlCGF26.1-like, whose product is MAHQQVHTGEKPFTCSVCGKGFTQASNLRRHQRVHTGEKPFTCSVCGKGFTQTSNLRRHQRVHTGEKPFTCSECGKGFSELSNLLVHQRVHTGEKPFTCSECGKGFSELSSLLRHRRVHTGEKPFTCSECGKGFRELSSLLRHRRVHTGEKPFTCSECGKGFTDSSTLQSHQRLHTGEKPYTCSECGKSFTQLSQVQSHLRVHTGERPFTCSDCGSRFTHLSSLQRHQRVHTGEKPYICSECGKGFIQLSHLQSHQRVHSGEKPFTCSVCGKGFTDPSNLQSHHRVHTGEKPFTCSECGKRFTQSSQLQSHKRVHTGEKPFICSVCGKRFTHSSTLQRHQRAHTGEKPFICSVCGKRFTESSHLLSHQRVHTGEKPFTCSVCGKRFTDPSSLQSHQRVHTGEKPFTCSECGKRFTQSSQLQSHQRVHTGERPFTCSECGKGFTQSSDLQSHQRVHTREKPFTCSECGKGFTQSSTRLRHERVHTGEKPFNCTECGKRFTLSSHLLEHQRVHTGEMPFPCSECGKRFTQSSHLQSHQRVHTGERPFTCSDCGSRFTHLSSLQRHQRVHTGEKPFICFVCGKRFTESSRLLEHQRVHTGERPFTCSECGKRFTRSSTLQRHQRVHPG